A region from the Vicia villosa cultivar HV-30 ecotype Madison, WI linkage group LG3, Vvil1.0, whole genome shotgun sequence genome encodes:
- the LOC131661736 gene encoding formin-like protein 4: MSPPIAMAVVATAISMLFLFGIFLYFYHKFFLARYQKVSSKGSFVHEADIKRFGGNVKGVIADENGVDVIYMMDKESRQMITSFPNCMFNPSYEDDVEKEKIIDVLVHRSKISNPHHEIPFSCESQLQKTSPMNLEMNKIHMSYNQPLPSPPSSPPVPPPPPPPAPPKKVIPKGLLPPGPPPLPKASGFSFMKPPPAPKGKANMREGVIGESSREKGGGQTRLKPLHWDKVIADVDHSTVWDQINDGSFRFDDELMESLFGYSTRYQTQERNMSLSNLAKTSSNTPSQIFILEPRKSQNTAIVLRSLAVSRREILDAVLDGQELSVETLEKLTKIAPSPEEASKIVQFSGNPNNLAEAESFLYYILKAVPTSFIRLKAMLFKSNYDSEILQLKEHLQTLDLACKELKTSSLFLKLLEAILKTGNRMNAGTSRGNAQGFNLSALTKLSDVKSTNGKTSLLHFIVEQVAHSEGKRQAIFESEKEYIILGLPVLGELSDELSEAKKAANIHYQTFITMCSTLISHVTEIRHIITCCGNTEKSGFINEMKGFLELCEEELKVVKEEQTRIMELVKKTNEYYLAGASKDNKPNPFHLFVIVKDFVDMVGQTCIELKKKVEKKNVGVEFGSITPPLSPSKMVPLRFSNFDLNFTSNRSDSTFSSQSEDGF; encoded by the exons ATGTCACCTCCTATAGCAATGGCTGTTGTTGCTACAGCCATATCTATGCTATTCCTTTTTGGGATTTTCCTTTACTTTTACCACAAATTTTTTCTTGCTAGATACCAAAAAGTTTCTAGTAAAGGTAGTTTTGTTCATGAGGCAGATATAAAAAGATTTGGTGGTAATGTGAAAGGAGTAATTGCTGATGAAAATGGTGTTGATGTTATTTATATGATGGATAAAGAAAGTAGACAAATGATAACTAGTTTTCCAAATTGTATGTTTAATCCTAGTTATGAAGATGATGTAGAAAAAGAGAAGATTATAGATGTTTTGGTTCATAGGTCTAAAATATCTAACCCTCATCATGAGATTCCATTTTCATGTGAATCTCAACTACAAAAAACCTCACCAATGAATCTTGAGATGAATAAGATTCACATGAGTTACAATCAACCATTACCATCTCCTCCTTCTTCTCCGCCTGTGCCTCCGCCTCCTCCACCGCCGGCTCCTCCAAAGAAAGTAATTCCAAAGGGACTACTTCCACCTGGTCCACCTCCACTTCCAAAGGCTAGTGGCTTTTCATTCATGAAACCACCACCAGCACCTAAAGGAAAAGCAAACATGAGAGAGGGTGTGATAGGAGAGAGTTCAAGAGAGAAAGGTGGTGGACAAACCAGGCTTAAGCCTCTACATTGGGATAAGGTTATAGCTGATGTTGATCattcaactgtgtgggatcagaTCAATGATGGATCTTTTAG GTTTGATGATGAACTCATGGAATCACTCTTTGGATATTCAACCAGATACCAAACTCAAGAAAGAAACATGTCTCTTTCCAATCTGGCAAAGACCAGTTCCAATACACCATCTCAAATATTCATCCTTGAGCCAAGAAAATCTCAAAACACTGCAATTGTACTGAGATCACTAGCAGTTTCACGGCGCGAAATTCTTGACGCAGTACTTGATGGTCAAGAACTAAGCGTTGAGACACTCGAAAAACTCACTAAAATAGCTCCCTCTCCGGAAGAAGCATCCAAAATTGTCCAATTCAGCGGTAACCCGAATAACCTCGCAGAAGCCGAGTCTTTCCTATACTACATCCTTAAAGCAGTTCCAACATCATTCATCCGGTTAAAAGCAATGcttttcaaatcaaactacgataGCGAAATTCTTCAGCTTAAGGAACACTTACAAACACTTGACTTGGCTTGCAAGGAACTGAAAACTAGTAGCCTGTTTTTGAAACTCCTTGAAGCCATTCTCAAAACCGGTAACCGAATGAATGCAGGAACTTCAAGAGGCAACGCGCAAGGCTTCAACCTAAGCGCTCTTACGAAACTTTCTGATGTAAAAAGCACAAATGGTAAAACTAGTTTGCTTCACTTCATAGTGGAACAAGTAGCTCATTCAGAAGGGAAAAGACAAGCTATctttgaaagtgaaaaagaatatATAATTCTTGGTTTACCAGTGTTAGGTGAACTAAGTGATGAGTTATCCGAAGCGAAAAAAGCAGCTAACATCCACTATCAAACTTTCATAACCATGTGTTCAACTCTCATTTCTCATGTTACCGAAATTCGACACATAATAACATGTTGTGGAAACACTGAGAAAAGTGGATTCATCAATGAAATGAAAGGTTTCCTAGAGTTATGTGAGGAGGAACTTAAGGTTGTGAAAGAGGAACAAACAAGGATAATGGAACTTGTGAAGAAAACAAATGAGTACTATCTAGCAGGAGCATCTAAAGACAATAAGCCTAATCCTTTTCATTTGTTTGTTATTGTGAAAGATTTTGTTGACATGGTAGGTCAAACTTGCATTGAACTAAAAAAGAAAGTTGAAAAGAAGAATGTAGGAGTAGAGTTTGGATCAATAACACCACCTTTGTCTCCATCAAAGATGGTGCCACTGAGATTCTCTAACTTTGATTTGAATTTTACGTCAAATAGGTCAGATTCTACATTTTCCAGCCAATCAGAAGATGGTTTCTGA
- the LOC131661738 gene encoding two-component response regulator ARR5-like isoform X2 has product MAISGDVLRDCLPEVVGDFHVLAVDDSFVDRKVIERLLKFTSCKVTVVESGTRALQYLGLDGDTSSIGFDGVKVNMIMTDYSMPGMTGYELLKKIKESSVFREIPVVVMSSENILTRIDSCLEEGAEEFLLKPVKLSDVKRLTDFILRGEGKKVEGKRSQKRSRSDDSISSLSSSCSSCDLSSVSPSEISSKKSRL; this is encoded by the exons ATGGCTATCTCCGGCGATGTTCTCAGAGACTGTTTACCGGAAGTTGTTGGTGACTTTCACGTTCTTGCTGTTGATGATAGTTTTGTGGATCGTAAGGTTATTGAAAGGTTGCTCAAATTCACTTCTTGCAAAG TGACTGTTGTTGAGAGCGGAACTAGAGCTCTACAGTATCTAGGGTTGGATGGTGATACGAGTTCAATTGGTTTTGAT GGTGTGAAGGTTAATATGATAATGACTGATTATTCCATGCCTGGGATGACAGGATATGAACTTCTCAAGAAGATTaag GAATCATCTGTTTTTAGAGAGATTCCAGTGGTGGTTATGTCCTCTGAGAACATCTTGACCCGAATCGATAG TTGTTTGGAGGAAGGAGCCGAAGAGTTTCTATTGAAACCTGTCAAGTTGTCCGATGTGAAACGGTTAACAGATTTCATCCTGAGAGGTGAAGGTAAGAAAGTGgaaggaaaaagatctcaaaaaaGAAGCCGGTCAGATGATTCCATTTCATCTCTATCGTCCTCATGTTCATCATGTGATCTATCATCAGTGTCACCGTCTGAAATATCGTCCAAGAAATCTAGACTATAA
- the LOC131661738 gene encoding two-component response regulator ARR5-like isoform X1: MAISGDVLRDCLPEVVGDFHVLAVDDSFVDRKVIERLLKFTSCKVTVVESGTRALQYLGLDGDTSSIGFDGVKVNMIMTDYSMPGMTGYELLKKIKQESSVFREIPVVVMSSENILTRIDSCLEEGAEEFLLKPVKLSDVKRLTDFILRGEGKKVEGKRSQKRSRSDDSISSLSSSCSSCDLSSVSPSEISSKKSRL, translated from the exons ATGGCTATCTCCGGCGATGTTCTCAGAGACTGTTTACCGGAAGTTGTTGGTGACTTTCACGTTCTTGCTGTTGATGATAGTTTTGTGGATCGTAAGGTTATTGAAAGGTTGCTCAAATTCACTTCTTGCAAAG TGACTGTTGTTGAGAGCGGAACTAGAGCTCTACAGTATCTAGGGTTGGATGGTGATACGAGTTCAATTGGTTTTGAT GGTGTGAAGGTTAATATGATAATGACTGATTATTCCATGCCTGGGATGACAGGATATGAACTTCTCAAGAAGATTaag CAGGAATCATCTGTTTTTAGAGAGATTCCAGTGGTGGTTATGTCCTCTGAGAACATCTTGACCCGAATCGATAG TTGTTTGGAGGAAGGAGCCGAAGAGTTTCTATTGAAACCTGTCAAGTTGTCCGATGTGAAACGGTTAACAGATTTCATCCTGAGAGGTGAAGGTAAGAAAGTGgaaggaaaaagatctcaaaaaaGAAGCCGGTCAGATGATTCCATTTCATCTCTATCGTCCTCATGTTCATCATGTGATCTATCATCAGTGTCACCGTCTGAAATATCGTCCAAGAAATCTAGACTATAA